A genomic window from Oceanobacillus timonensis includes:
- a CDS encoding coenzyme F420-0:L-glutamate ligase, which produces MERVVGTIARGLRCPIINTGDNIEEIVADSVLKAAEVEGFTIQNKDVVTVTESVVARAQGNYATIDHIANDVQTKFGEDTIGVIFPILSRNRFSTCLSGIAKGAKKIVLMLSYPSDEVGNHLVELDTLDEKGINPWTDVLTEKQFRAHFGYNKHTFTGVDYIDYYKSLVEEYGVECEVIFSNNSKTILEYTKSVLCCDIHSRERTKRILKAHGGEKIYSLDNILSESIDGSGFNEAYGLLGSNKATEDSVKLFPHNCQPVVDTIQEILKEKTGKTVEVMIYGDGAFKDPVGKIWELADPVVSPAYTTGLDGTPNEMKLKYLADNQFADLKGEELKEAISKHINEKQDDLVGAMEAQGTTPRRLTDLIGSLSDLTSGSGDKGTPIVFIQGYFDNYTK; this is translated from the coding sequence GTGGAAAGAGTTGTAGGAACTATCGCCAGAGGACTGCGCTGTCCCATCATCAATACAGGAGATAACATTGAAGAGATTGTTGCGGATAGTGTATTAAAAGCAGCAGAGGTTGAAGGCTTTACTATTCAGAATAAAGATGTTGTCACCGTTACGGAGTCCGTAGTGGCACGTGCACAAGGCAACTACGCTACGATTGACCATATTGCTAACGATGTGCAAACTAAATTTGGAGAGGATACCATCGGGGTAATTTTCCCAATCCTTAGCCGTAACCGATTTTCTACTTGCCTCAGCGGAATCGCAAAAGGCGCCAAGAAAATTGTGTTAATGCTAAGCTATCCTTCCGATGAAGTAGGCAACCATTTAGTGGAGTTAGATACATTGGATGAAAAAGGGATAAATCCTTGGACAGATGTTCTAACCGAAAAGCAATTTCGAGCGCATTTTGGCTATAATAAACATACCTTCACAGGCGTAGATTATATCGATTATTACAAATCCCTGGTTGAAGAATATGGTGTAGAATGCGAAGTCATCTTTTCAAATAATTCAAAGACAATTTTGGAATACACAAAGAGCGTACTTTGCTGTGATATTCATTCACGGGAAAGAACGAAGCGAATTTTAAAGGCACATGGCGGCGAAAAAATTTATAGTCTTGATAATATTCTTTCTGAATCCATTGACGGAAGCGGCTTTAACGAGGCTTACGGCTTACTGGGCTCAAATAAAGCAACAGAGGATAGTGTAAAGTTATTCCCGCATAACTGCCAGCCTGTCGTTGATACCATTCAAGAAATCCTGAAAGAAAAGACAGGTAAAACGGTTGAGGTCATGATTTATGGGGATGGCGCATTCAAGGATCCCGTCGGAAAGATATGGGAACTGGCAGATCCGGTTGTTTCCCCTGCTTACACAACTGGATTAGATGGAACACCAAATGAAATGAAATTAAAGTACTTGGCTGATAACCAGTTTGCTGACTTAAAAGGGGAAGAACTGAAAGAGGCTATCTCTAAACACATTAATGAGAAACAGGATGACTTGGTTGGAGCAATGGAAGCTCAGGGAACTACTCCTCGGAGACTGACGGACCTTATCGGGTCGCTGTCTGATTTAACTTCAGGCAGTGGAGATAAAGGGACGCCGATTGTTTTTATTCAAGGGTATTTTGATAATTATACGAAATAA
- a CDS encoding LysR family transcriptional regulator, which yields MTGKLDLYFLFYTVGKNKSFSKAAKELYMSQPAISQSMGQLEKELDTRLFNRLSKGVTLTDEGNLLFEYVSSALQFIQAGEEKLLEFKNLFIGEFKIGVSDTISRFFLLPYLETFHNRYPNLKFKIVNGTTWEIIAALKAGEVNIAICNLPIDDKSLEVKPLLEIQDTFVYGEKYREVLSKPIKPEELVDFPLILLDNSNSRRYVEEFFLAKGIKIQPEFELGSHELLLEFAKINLGVACVTKEFSEQFLREGQLDEVILTEPIPKRSIGICYLKNVPLNRAAERFVDIMEENKKNF from the coding sequence ATGACAGGAAAATTGGATTTATATTTTCTTTTTTATACGGTTGGTAAAAATAAAAGCTTTTCTAAAGCGGCAAAAGAGCTGTATATGTCCCAGCCAGCAATAAGTCAATCCATGGGACAATTAGAGAAAGAGTTAGATACAAGGCTGTTTAATCGGCTGTCTAAAGGTGTAACGCTAACGGATGAAGGAAATTTATTGTTTGAATATGTCAGTTCAGCACTTCAATTTATACAAGCTGGGGAAGAAAAGCTTTTAGAATTTAAAAATTTATTCATTGGTGAGTTTAAAATAGGGGTCAGCGATACCATTTCGCGATTTTTTTTGCTTCCCTATTTAGAAACATTTCATAATCGGTATCCAAATCTTAAATTCAAAATAGTCAATGGGACAACGTGGGAAATCATAGCTGCCTTAAAAGCAGGGGAAGTGAATATCGCTATCTGTAATCTCCCCATTGATGACAAGTCATTAGAAGTAAAGCCTTTATTAGAAATTCAGGATACCTTTGTATATGGTGAAAAATACCGAGAAGTATTATCTAAGCCAATAAAACCAGAAGAATTGGTTGATTTTCCGCTTATTTTATTGGACAATTCCAATTCCCGGAGATATGTTGAAGAATTTTTTCTTGCAAAAGGAATTAAAATTCAGCCGGAATTTGAGTTAGGTTCCCATGAATTGCTGTTAGAATTTGCTAAGATTAATCTTGGCGTTGCCTGTGTTACAAAAGAATTCTCTGAACAGTTTTTGAGAGAAGGCCAGCTTGATGAAGTGATTTTAACGGAACCGATACCGAAAAGAAGTATAGGCATATGTTATTTGAAAAATGTTCCTTTAAATCGAGCTGCGGAAAGGTTTGTGGATATTATGGAAGAAAATAAGAAGAATTTCTAA
- a CDS encoding putative RNA methyltransferase: MTKKEKSATYVSELESIFKCPICEASMNVFELKSFICSNNHTFDFTKQGYLNLTTHPMKTKYSKDFFEARRKLIAEDKFFEPLIQAIAEMIRRQADIKKESLWILDTGCGEGSHLSNVCDKVRSDFGKAVTGVGIDIAKEGVLAAAKNYTHNIWAVADLANTPFKDKRFDVILNILSPSNYAEFNRLLRADGLVMKVVPRSGYLKEIREDLFDKTVKQDYSNTEAVDRFNENFRILDSFRVHYTRKLNQPSIQLFMQMTPLTWSAKKERIQSFLEKDSADITVDLEILIGRKTN, encoded by the coding sequence ATGACTAAAAAAGAAAAGAGCGCAACATATGTAAGCGAATTGGAATCCATTTTCAAGTGTCCTATTTGTGAGGCGTCTATGAACGTATTTGAATTAAAAAGTTTCATTTGCTCTAACAATCATACGTTTGATTTCACCAAACAAGGATATCTTAACTTAACGACACACCCAATGAAAACAAAGTACAGCAAAGATTTTTTTGAGGCGCGAAGGAAACTGATTGCAGAAGATAAATTTTTTGAACCGCTTATTCAAGCAATTGCCGAAATGATAAGAAGGCAAGCTGATATAAAAAAAGAATCATTATGGATACTTGATACAGGATGCGGGGAAGGTTCCCATCTATCTAACGTATGCGATAAAGTGCGTTCGGACTTTGGAAAAGCTGTAACTGGAGTAGGAATTGATATTGCCAAAGAAGGTGTATTGGCAGCTGCCAAGAACTATACTCATAACATTTGGGCTGTAGCAGATCTTGCTAATACGCCGTTTAAGGATAAACGGTTCGATGTTATTCTTAATATCTTATCCCCTTCCAATTATGCAGAATTTAATCGATTATTGAGAGCGGATGGTTTAGTGATGAAAGTTGTTCCCCGAAGCGGCTATCTAAAAGAAATAAGAGAGGATTTATTTGATAAAACTGTAAAGCAAGATTACTCCAATACAGAGGCGGTTGACCGTTTTAACGAAAACTTTCGCATCTTGGATAGTTTCAGGGTGCATTATACTAGGAAACTGAATCAGCCATCCATTCAATTGTTCATGCAAATGACTCCTTTAACGTGGTCAGCCAAGAAGGAACGAATACAATCATTTTTAGAAAAAGATTCAGCTGACATAACCGTGGATTTAGAAATATTAATTGGCAGGAAAACCAATTAA
- a CDS encoding LacI family DNA-binding transcriptional regulator, whose amino-acid sequence MKKPKKNVRVTLQEVADHAGVSTTTASLVVRNNPRISEATRNKVLASMEELGYVYDRVAANMRSQNSNIIGVIVTDIANKFISEFLIGVQNTLEGFGYTVLLGTTFDSVEKQQKLISTMVEHRVDGLILNPASRSIGKTAKQLNNLKIPLVLANRELPNVHADYVGIDYPEGTYKAISHLISKGHKKIAFLGGVKNSSTWTERMEGYRMAHENANLTIDESLVIDSEPTDKGGEEAALKMLDLPEVPTAIFCFSDLIAFGVMKVLTQKGIVIGRDIDIVGFDNIPEAEIYHPPLTTVSSHPKSIGNQAARLLHSKIKREIEEMQRIILKPQLVIRETSK is encoded by the coding sequence TTGAAAAAACCTAAAAAGAATGTGCGTGTTACATTACAAGAGGTTGCAGATCATGCTGGCGTATCGACGACGACCGCTTCTTTAGTCGTTAGAAATAACCCAAGAATATCAGAAGCTACGCGAAATAAAGTATTAGCATCTATGGAAGAACTGGGGTACGTTTATGACAGAGTAGCTGCCAATATGCGATCGCAGAATTCCAATATCATTGGGGTCATCGTTACGGATATCGCAAATAAATTTATTTCAGAATTTTTGATAGGTGTACAAAATACGCTGGAAGGCTTCGGTTATACGGTATTGCTTGGTACAACTTTTGATTCGGTTGAAAAACAACAAAAATTAATATCCACGATGGTAGAGCACAGAGTAGATGGGCTGATTCTTAATCCTGCCTCGAGAAGTATTGGTAAAACAGCAAAACAGTTAAATAATTTGAAAATTCCTTTGGTGCTTGCTAATCGGGAACTACCCAATGTGCATGCAGATTATGTAGGGATTGATTATCCAGAAGGAACGTATAAAGCAATAAGTCATTTAATCAGCAAAGGACATAAAAAAATAGCTTTTTTAGGCGGGGTGAAAAATTCTTCCACATGGACAGAAAGAATGGAAGGTTACCGGATGGCGCATGAAAACGCTAACCTGACGATTGATGAATCACTTGTCATTGACAGTGAACCAACCGATAAAGGTGGCGAAGAAGCAGCTTTAAAGATGCTGGATTTACCGGAGGTTCCTACTGCTATTTTTTGTTTTAGTGATTTAATTGCTTTTGGCGTGATGAAGGTGTTAACTCAAAAAGGGATCGTGATTGGACGGGACATCGATATTGTAGGATTTGATAATATTCCCGAAGCAGAAATATATCATCCCCCATTAACGACGGTTTCTTCCCATCCTAAATCTATTGGTAATCAAGCGGCCAGACTTCTACATAGTAAAATAAAGCGTGAGATTGAGGAAATGCAGCGCATTATACTTAAGCCACAGCTCGTTATCAGAGAAACATCGAAATAA
- a CDS encoding MFS transporter — translation MKHPYLNMGVGIYLSYLLLGMVNIVLASNMSFLSERLGVFRTDISLLISIVGIGHLLSINIAGKLSDRYGRKPLLISAAILYTVFLIGVPTTTHFALAMFFALFAGISNSLLDAASYPALNEGFKEAAGTATVLIKAFMSIGAALLPVFIAFLISQDMFYGYAFFLPAIVFIGLGVYFIPVRFPAVNGEKRNEEIDRENVEKPGSNPHSWKEGTAIVLIGFFSVSMTIVIQTWLPTFGQEMIQLNENDAVRLLSFYSVGGLISVLLLAWLLKRIIKPITAMMFAPSVAAIFVFALLFAHDSSLVPFIAFFLGLSTSGIYQLAMTVMIQMFPNNKGVSVSYVSAAASVAFMVIPYITGVLTKHIGISSVFYLELVITIVSTALALYLSRKIKLFSKNNQRDMNDKLKSLQRF, via the coding sequence ATGAAACATCCATACTTAAATATGGGAGTGGGGATTTATCTAAGTTATTTGCTTTTGGGAATGGTCAATATCGTATTGGCATCAAATATGAGTTTTTTATCAGAACGTTTGGGTGTTTTCCGAACAGATATCAGCTTGCTGATCTCTATTGTCGGGATTGGTCACTTACTTAGTATCAATATTGCGGGTAAGTTATCGGATCGCTACGGAAGAAAGCCATTACTCATATCGGCTGCCATACTTTATACTGTATTCCTTATAGGGGTGCCAACAACCACGCATTTCGCATTGGCTATGTTTTTCGCTTTGTTTGCAGGTATAAGTAACTCATTACTCGACGCTGCTTCCTATCCAGCGCTTAATGAAGGATTTAAAGAGGCAGCGGGCACAGCAACGGTTTTGATCAAAGCATTTATGTCTATAGGGGCTGCACTTCTTCCCGTATTTATCGCATTTTTGATATCCCAAGACATGTTTTATGGTTATGCATTCTTCCTGCCGGCGATAGTGTTTATTGGCCTGGGAGTTTACTTCATTCCTGTTCGATTTCCGGCTGTTAATGGGGAGAAGCGTAACGAAGAAATAGATAGGGAGAACGTCGAAAAGCCAGGTTCCAATCCACATAGCTGGAAGGAAGGCACAGCTATCGTATTGATTGGATTTTTTTCCGTTTCCATGACCATTGTCATTCAGACTTGGTTGCCGACGTTTGGCCAAGAAATGATTCAGCTGAATGAAAATGATGCAGTAAGATTGCTCAGCTTTTACAGTGTAGGCGGGCTTATTTCCGTTTTATTGCTTGCCTGGTTACTGAAAAGAATCATCAAACCGATCACGGCAATGATGTTCGCACCGAGTGTTGCTGCCATCTTTGTTTTTGCGTTGCTATTTGCTCATGACTCTTCACTCGTACCGTTCATTGCGTTCTTTCTGGGATTATCGACATCTGGGATTTATCAGCTGGCAATGACGGTGATGATTCAAATGTTTCCAAATAACAAGGGAGTCAGCGTTTCCTATGTTAGTGCTGCGGCGAGTGTAGCCTTTATGGTTATCCCTTATATCACGGGAGTGCTGACCAAGCATATCGGGATATCCTCGGTATTCTATCTAGAATTAGTCATAACCATTGTGAGTACAGCTTTAGCACTCTATCTATCCAGAAAGATCAAGCTGTTCTCGAAAAATAACCAAAGAGATATGAATGATAAATTGAAATCTCTGCAAAGATTTTAG
- a CDS encoding MFS transporter has protein sequence MKNPYIKTSFGMYLNYFMLGMINIIIASNMGNLSANYDQPVERISLLVSAIGIGKLVALFFAGRLSDKLGRKPIIITGSFLYLLFLIGIPLFSSYPVAFALAITAGIANSLLDSGTYPALIESFPKQSSSATVLVKAMVSIGATLLPVILAFLASHDLSWGWSFYLLAALFLISGMYLIFMPFPAFNTKEKNQKTSEAQDNRFKEKPKFWGEGLAIILIGFTSTALFVVWQTWLPELGTGFMDLSENVAVQLLSYFSIGALVSVLLLAVVLDKFIKPITIMIIYPAVAFVSMLMLFFVHSYPVVIVATFILGLSTSGIFQLAISVMTDFFVENKGTTTSYVNIAGSVAFILVPMITSSLVGGIGISMTLVFDMVIALLSILLAVFVLYRGKKVLN, from the coding sequence ATGAAAAATCCATACATTAAAACGTCGTTTGGAATGTACTTGAATTACTTCATGTTAGGAATGATCAATATTATCATCGCTTCCAACATGGGTAACTTATCGGCAAACTATGATCAACCAGTTGAACGTATCAGTTTGCTAGTATCTGCCATTGGTATTGGAAAGTTGGTTGCATTATTCTTTGCCGGTCGGCTCTCCGATAAGTTGGGGCGAAAGCCGATTATTATTACCGGAAGCTTTTTATACCTGCTGTTTTTAATCGGAATACCACTGTTTTCAAGCTATCCGGTGGCTTTTGCCCTGGCAATAACCGCAGGGATTGCGAATTCCTTATTAGACTCAGGAACCTATCCGGCTCTAATCGAATCATTTCCAAAGCAATCAAGTTCAGCTACGGTCTTGGTTAAAGCAATGGTATCCATTGGCGCGACCTTATTACCAGTTATCCTGGCGTTTCTAGCGTCTCATGATCTTTCATGGGGCTGGTCATTCTACTTATTAGCAGCCTTATTCTTAATCAGTGGTATGTATTTAATCTTTATGCCATTCCCGGCATTCAATACAAAGGAAAAGAATCAGAAAACAAGCGAAGCCCAAGATAATCGTTTTAAAGAGAAACCAAAGTTTTGGGGAGAAGGACTGGCCATCATCCTTATCGGGTTTACGTCTACGGCCTTATTTGTCGTTTGGCAGACATGGCTTCCGGAGCTGGGTACAGGTTTCATGGACTTAAGTGAAAATGTCGCTGTACAGCTTTTAAGTTATTTCAGTATAGGTGCATTGGTATCGGTTCTCTTGTTAGCTGTCGTATTGGACAAATTTATTAAGCCGATAACGATCATGATCATCTACCCGGCAGTTGCTTTTGTATCCATGCTAATGCTTTTCTTTGTTCATTCTTATCCAGTTGTTATCGTAGCTACATTTATCCTTGGACTGTCAACTTCTGGTATTTTCCAATTGGCAATCAGTGTGATGACAGACTTCTTTGTAGAGAACAAAGGAACAACAACATCTTACGTAAATATAGCAGGAAGCGTCGCTTTCATACTCGTTCCAATGATTACAAGCTCTTTGGTTGGAGGAATTGGTATTTCCATGACATTAGTATTTGACATGGTTATCGCGTTATTAAGTATTTTACTTGCTGTATTTGTACTTTATCGAGGTAAGAAAGTACTCAATTAA
- a CDS encoding quinate/shikimate dehydrogenase (YdiB; quinate/shikimate dehydrogenase from Escherichia coli uses both NAD and NAD(P) to convert quinate and shikimate to 3-dehydroquinate and 3-dehydroshikimate), protein MNNDKNLAKINGKTKLVGLLATPIGHSISPEMHNLGYTIGGLNYAYLGFEVGTENLQTAVEGMKAVGAAGFNVSMPNKMEVIQYLDEVDDSAKYAHASNTVVNRDGKLIGYNTDGLGYVKNLEEHGVKLEGQKITLVGSGGVATPIAIQLVQSGIKEISIFARDDKFFPQAEENVSYINNEMAHFGVKANIFPLEDKETFRKEIAESAVLANATSLGMKPLDEMSILDDLTDVLREDLVVTDVVYNPQKTKLLAQAEEAGATAINGLGMVLWQGALAYKLFTGEDMAMEEVKRELFSEIL, encoded by the coding sequence ATGAATAATGATAAAAACCTTGCAAAAATTAACGGTAAAACAAAACTTGTAGGATTGCTGGCCACCCCAATCGGGCACAGCATTTCGCCTGAAATGCATAATTTGGGATACACCATTGGCGGTTTGAATTATGCATATTTAGGTTTTGAAGTTGGTACAGAAAACCTTCAAACAGCGGTAGAGGGCATGAAAGCAGTAGGAGCAGCAGGATTCAATGTATCCATGCCAAATAAAATGGAAGTCATCCAGTATCTAGATGAAGTGGATGACAGTGCAAAATATGCACATGCCAGCAATACCGTCGTAAACAGAGACGGCAAGCTGATTGGGTATAATACAGATGGTTTAGGATATGTGAAAAACCTGGAAGAACATGGTGTGAAATTGGAAGGCCAAAAAATCACCCTGGTCGGTTCCGGCGGTGTTGCAACGCCAATAGCTATTCAACTCGTACAATCTGGTATCAAAGAAATTAGTATCTTTGCGAGAGACGACAAGTTCTTCCCACAAGCAGAAGAAAATGTATCCTATATTAACAATGAGATGGCTCATTTCGGTGTTAAAGCAAACATTTTTCCTTTAGAGGATAAAGAAACTTTCCGTAAAGAAATCGCCGAAAGTGCTGTTCTGGCAAATGCTACAAGCTTAGGGATGAAACCACTAGATGAAATGAGCATTCTGGATGATCTTACAGATGTACTGCGCGAGGATTTAGTTGTAACGGATGTGGTCTATAACCCGCAAAAAACAAAATTGTTAGCACAAGCGGAAGAGGCTGGAGCTACAGCAATTAATGGTCTGGGAATGGTTTTATGGCAAGGCGCTTTGGCTTATAAATTGTTTACTGGGGAAGATATGGCGATGGAGGAAGTTAAAAGAGAATTGTTTAGTGAGATTTTATAG
- a CDS encoding ArgE/DapE family deacylase — translation MNKEERIKVLRDIIKIKSVNDNESEVADYFANLFRKHGIESEKVKYSEGRESLVATYKKGNGKVLGISGHEDVVAAGDESEWKYPPFSAEIDGDKLYGRGSTDMKSGLAALAIAMIEIKEENTDINGTLKFMATVGEEVGELGAEQLTKEGYADDLDGLIIGEPTGPALIYTHKGSMNYTIVSRGKSAHSSMPKEGINSIANMNEFVTRANAEMQEVTNKYKNDVLGETAHAITIINGGDQVNSIPAVTTLQGNIRTIPEFDNGKVKAVLQGIVDELNEKEGFNLELNVDYDIYPVESKPDSELIKAIQAVSKEELPVNGISPTTDAAAFTKVDNEFDVVIYGPGVEDLPHQVDEYVSIKNYLEMIDNYKAIYKEYLK, via the coding sequence TTGAATAAAGAAGAACGTATTAAAGTATTACGAGATATCATAAAAATAAAATCGGTAAACGACAATGAATCTGAAGTAGCGGATTACTTCGCAAATCTATTCCGAAAACATGGGATAGAATCTGAGAAAGTAAAATATAGTGAAGGACGTGAAAGCCTGGTAGCCACTTACAAAAAAGGTAACGGTAAAGTATTAGGTATCAGCGGACATGAAGATGTGGTAGCGGCTGGTGATGAAAGTGAATGGAAATACCCGCCGTTTTCAGCTGAAATCGATGGGGATAAATTATACGGACGGGGTTCAACAGATATGAAATCTGGTCTGGCAGCTTTAGCAATCGCTATGATCGAAATCAAAGAAGAAAACACAGATATCAACGGTACATTGAAATTCATGGCAACAGTTGGGGAAGAGGTCGGTGAATTAGGAGCGGAACAATTAACGAAGGAAGGTTATGCAGATGATCTGGATGGATTGATTATTGGCGAACCAACCGGCCCAGCATTGATTTACACGCATAAAGGCTCCATGAACTATACCATTGTTTCACGTGGAAAATCTGCACATAGTTCCATGCCTAAAGAAGGTATTAACTCCATCGCAAATATGAATGAATTTGTGACACGTGCTAATGCAGAAATGCAAGAAGTCACGAACAAATATAAAAATGATGTATTAGGTGAGACTGCTCATGCTATTACCATCATTAATGGCGGAGATCAGGTTAACAGTATTCCTGCTGTGACAACATTACAAGGGAATATTCGTACGATTCCTGAATTTGATAATGGCAAAGTGAAGGCAGTGTTGCAGGGTATTGTTGATGAGTTGAACGAAAAAGAAGGGTTTAATTTAGAATTAAACGTGGATTATGATATATATCCTGTAGAGTCTAAACCGGATTCGGAATTGATTAAAGCTATTCAGGCTGTTTCCAAGGAAGAATTGCCTGTGAATGGTATTTCACCTACGACGGATGCGGCTGCTTTTACTAAGGTTGATAATGAGTTTGACGTTGTTATTTATGGTCCTGGGGTTGAAGATTTGCCTCATCAGGTGGATGAGTATGTGTCCATTAAAAATTATTTAGAAATGATAGACAATTACAAAGCAATCTATAAAGAATATTTAAAATAA
- a CDS encoding Pycsar system effector family protein: MTVDKYYKQLDKVDYWIANADTKASFVLAFSGVLSGFLFSDETIEQQNVDNHTDSFINLPNTLLTLTIISLIITITFSLLVLSARTKGVKHTLFFWGDISKYTHWSYYLRAKLRETDDALEKDLIYQIYINSKICNKKFKRYRLTLRFLIISLVLFAVHKIITILL; the protein is encoded by the coding sequence ATGACCGTAGATAAATACTATAAACAGCTAGATAAAGTTGATTATTGGATTGCGAATGCAGATACTAAGGCATCGTTTGTTCTAGCTTTTTCAGGTGTACTGAGTGGATTTTTATTTAGTGACGAGACGATTGAACAACAAAATGTCGACAATCACACTGATTCTTTTATCAACCTACCTAATACACTACTAACCTTAACTATAATCAGCCTAATCATTACTATCACTTTCTCTTTACTAGTGTTAAGCGCTAGAACTAAAGGGGTTAAACATACTCTCTTTTTTTGGGGTGATATATCTAAATATACCCATTGGAGTTACTACCTTCGTGCTAAGCTTCGTGAAACTGATGATGCATTGGAAAAAGACTTAATATATCAAATATATATTAACTCTAAAATTTGCAATAAAAAGTTTAAAAGATACCGTTTAACACTACGTTTTTTGATTATATCGTTAGTTCTATTTGCAGTACATAAGATTATTACTATCCTTCTATAA
- a CDS encoding adenylate/guanylate cyclase domain-containing protein has protein sequence MRANIKSFELEKSLERIDSILNDSTTFGEADDIPKIEDLTYKNGKYVKCAAFFIDLRGSSDLIETQGKKSKSLARLYRAYISEIVAIVNSFETCREVNIVGDCVSAVFSGEANDPAKSSVTQALEAASMSNGMMDILNIKYKKKWGSDFKEVNAGIGVAYGRALTIKAGYSGSGINDLIYMGDVVNKASKMCGLAYKDFPCFAICVTEAVYTSAGTYIANSDEQKTFQDFLTEKYHSKYDKVYVGNFYRISMNEWCKENS, from the coding sequence ATGAGGGCAAATATTAAGAGTTTTGAATTAGAGAAAAGTTTAGAGCGGATTGATTCAATTTTAAATGATTCAACAACATTTGGTGAGGCAGACGATATACCAAAAATAGAAGATTTGACTTATAAAAATGGCAAATATGTTAAGTGTGCAGCTTTCTTTATAGATTTAAGAGGCTCTTCGGATTTAATTGAAACTCAAGGTAAAAAATCAAAGTCTTTAGCAAGGTTATATAGAGCGTATATAAGTGAAATTGTAGCAATCGTAAATAGTTTTGAAACATGTAGGGAAGTAAATATTGTTGGAGATTGTGTGTCCGCAGTATTCTCTGGGGAGGCAAACGACCCCGCTAAATCGTCTGTTACGCAAGCATTAGAGGCAGCTTCTATGTCAAACGGTATGATGGATATATTGAATATTAAGTACAAGAAGAAATGGGGAAGCGATTTTAAAGAGGTTAATGCTGGCATCGGAGTTGCATACGGAAGAGCTTTAACAATTAAAGCTGGATATAGCGGAAGTGGAATAAACGATTTAATATATATGGGAGATGTCGTAAATAAAGCTTCAAAAATGTGTGGATTAGCCTATAAGGATTTCCCCTGCTTTGCAATATGTGTTACTGAAGCTGTTTATACTTCAGCAGGAACTTACATAGCAAATTCAGATGAACAAAAAACGTTTCAAGACTTTTTAACTGAAAAATACCATTCAAAGTACGATAAAGTTTATGTTGGAAACTTTTATCGTATAAGTATGAATGAGTGGTGTAAAGAAAACTCTTGA